A genomic stretch from Phaeodactylum tricornutum CCAP 1055/1 chromosome 22, whole genome shotgun sequence includes:
- a CDS encoding predicted protein — protein MERDKETHKVEIKTALQQVEREIALMKKLSHPNLVTFYEAIDSPDSDLLYMVIEYMPLGEILTYQNDGTFRLVDGHFDEFHASLYFVDILHGLAYLHQHHIIHRDLKPENVLLDAQGIAKLSDFGVSHIDTDSALNMKRMSNDGLLTKTEGTWAFWSPEMCEGGHFSGYAADIWAAGVCLYIFVTGKLPFFSNVPLDLFDMI, from the exons ATGGAAAGGGACAAGGAAACACACAAGGTGGAAATCAAGACAGCCTTGCAGCAAGTAGAACGCGAGATTGCCCTCATGAAAAAGCTGTCGCACCCAAATCTGGTTACATTTTATGAAGCGATCGATTCCCCCGATTCCGATCTACTCTACATGGTGATCGAGTACATGCCTCTGGGGGAGATTCTAACCTACCAAAACGATGGCACGTTCC GATTGGTGGACGGACATTTTGATGAGTTCCACGCTTCTCTCTACTTTGTTGACATTCTGCACGGACTAGCATACCTGCATCAGCACCACATTATTCATCGAGATTTGAAACCCGAGAACGTCTTGTTGGACGCTCAAGGGATTGCCAAACTCAGCGATTTTGGCGTCTCGCACAT AGATACCGACTCAGCGCTCAATATGAAACGCATGTCCAATGATGGGCTTCTGACGAAAACAGAAGGTACCTGGGCCTTCTGGAGTCCAGAAATGTGTGAAGGAGGGCACTTTTCGGGCTACGCAGCCGACATATGGGCAGCCGGAGTCTGCTTATATATTTTTGTCACCGGAAAGTTGCCCTTTTTTAGCAATGTTCCGTTAGATTTGTTTGATATGATC
- a CDS encoding predicted protein, with the protein MDSHASDDAIVLTANDAWSAKFAAVDKGYYWDAFLPAFATVSHGNRQSHRHVQPIIKRGTHARVCCMDRAVTSFVELVVARRDPHSPIQVVVLGCGKDTTFFRHQEGRLTSVGGDEKNAAPNTNSEAPSSSNKVHWFEVDHPAVIQEKASIIRANPSLFNSSVEKRTSNCHFRIKPDIYTSYESECTLLGHDLRNDPEGLMLALASNGLRADAPVLFLLECVLMYLPEIATKSLIAALPRHFPQACLCLYEPILGSDPFGRVMEQNLRHANVAQNDSCLVQTRTLAQQMQKLRSAGFNGNVVGCDMWAAYESIVTATQRAQANRSEFLDELEEWILIMRHYCFVVACTNAASGLGEQLGAVGPQSVLGFATGKCELM; encoded by the coding sequence ATGGATTCGCACGCTTCGGACGACGCCATCGTCCTCACGGCAAACGATGCCTGGTCTGCCAAATTCGCTGCCGTGGACAAGGGATACTATTGGGATGCCTTTTTACCCGCCTTTGCCACCGTATCTCACGGTAACAGGCAGTCGCATCGTCACGTGCAACCTATTATTAAACGGGGTACGCACGCTCGTGTGTGCTGCATGGATCGGGCTGTGACGAGTTTCGTCGAACTGGTGGTGGCACGCAGGGATCCGCATTCACCGATTCAGGTCGTGGTACTAGGCTGTGGCAAAGACACCACATTCTTTCGGCATCAGGAAGGACGGCTAACGAGCGTTGGGGGTGACGAAAAGAATGCTGCTCCCAATACAAATAGTGAAGCTCCATCATCGTCGAATAAGGTACATTGGTTCGAGGTTGATCATCCAGCTGTCATTCAAGAAAAGGCATCCATTATTCGTGCCAACCCGTCCCTTTTTAACAGCTCGGTTGAAAAACGTACTTCGAATTGTCACTTCCGAATAAAGCCCGACATCTATACCTCATACGAATCGGAATGTACGTTGCTAGGTCACGATCTTCGCAACGATCCCGAAGGGTTGATGCTTGCGTTGGCAAGCAACGGGTTAAGAGCGGATGCACCAGTTCTGTTCCTTCTAGAATGCGTCCTTATGTATTTGCCAGAGATTGCCACAAAGTCATTAATCGCGGCGTTACCGCGGCACTTCCCACAGGCCTGTCTCTGTTTGTACGAGCCCATTCTGGGATCGGATCCCTTTGGACGCGTGATGGAACAGAACTTACGTCACGCTAATGTGGCCCAAAACGACTCTTGTCTCGTGCAGACTCGGACACTTGCACAGCAGATGCAGAAATTGCGGTCGGCAGGATTCAACGGCAATGTTGTAGGGTGTGACATGTGGGCAGCTTACGAGTCAATCGTAACAGCAACACAGCGAGCACAGGCCAATCGAAGCGAGTTCTTGGATGAACTAGAAGAATGGATTCTGATCATGCGGCACTATtgctttgttgttgcgtgTACAAATGCCGCATCCGGACTAGGGGAACAATTGGGTGCGGTAGGACCACAAAGTGTGTTGGGATTTGCCACCGGCAAGTGCGAATTAATGTAG
- a CDS encoding predicted protein codes for MQGLREGNVLQPSHFVNKMNLGNLRKSLRWAGPTPTERTEALQERLEELLVFELHKDGGSQYLTLSVRGLYRHVLSAITNRKDQINVDLEEIPKMPNATSNDHRQTLHDLVTSPYPLGLANITGEEASETQVAQRRVTFQAPSFPKPSKPKRNRSISIDTTGKDPARQRSSEITYRERLGGYLHPRDMRRLVTPFSASNEPALLVRRHVMLLNFDPLRAIILRDRLLVLVPDGADSLLVKVERRVRGGAAEVEDSIFGGGSSVNSASDEKDIGDNLHSNNSRSSDEKQRKAKKSLLSKIIGRHSSKSDDCDPISSESGKAFEASQSTPSETTELEDAADSEEDDSQDADEWDEMEGREWIDLPFELQCADACLNIVCELLTDDTKELQEATVGYIHRIITDHGVSDDPLTIIRAIKDATREMNARVKGFVQSMNRILDEDEDMALMNLSRLLTHPERFIQPVPQSVLEEESDESELLLESHLQTSLTLMNSLDLIQGQIDTAAELVDQKLDSARNKILFANMLISVLSLCVASVSLVGSLFGMNLLNYLEDDPNAFRQVTYGGLAGGVALGMLIMLVLIYSGTIPRFRLTSSDPANL; via the exons ATGCAGGGTCTTCGTGAGGGAAATGTGCTTCAGCCATCGCATTTCGTCAATAAAATGAACTTGGGGAATTTGCGAAAAAGCCTGCGATGGGCAGGCCCTACCCCGACCGAGCGTACCGAAGCTCTGCAGGAACGCTTGGAGGAGCTGTTGGTATTCGAACTACACAAGGACGGCGGTTCGCAATATCTTACACTCAGTGTTCGAGGCCTCTATCGGCACGTTCTCAGCGCCATTACGAATCGCAAAGACCAGATCAACGTCGACCTGGAGGAGATACCCAAAATGCCGAATGCCACGAGTAATGATCATCGACAGACTCTGCATGATTTAGTAACGTCACCGTATCCCCTGGGACTAGCAAATATCACTGGTGAAGAAGCGTCAGAAACTCAGGTAGCCCAGAGAAGAGTGACTTTTCAAGCTCCGTCGTTCCCAAAGCCTTCGAAACCAAAGCGCAACCGCAGCATTTCAATCGATACGACCGGTAAGGACCCAGCACGTCAGAGGAGCTCAGAAATCACTTATCGAGAGCGTCTTGGCGGTTATCTCCATCCTCGGGACATGAGGCGCTTGGTGACGCCCTTTTCGGCATCCAACGAGCCTGCGCTTCTCGTCCGACGACACGTCATGTTGCTTAACTTTGACCCACTTAGGGCGATCATTCTGCGAGATCGACTGTTGGTGCTGGTACCGGACGGAGCAGATTCTTTGTTGGTGAAAGTGGAGCGACGCGTGCGCGGCGGCGCAGCAGAGGTCGAAGACTCAATTTTCGGAGGAGGATCGAGCGTGAACTCTGCAAGTGACGAGAAAGATATTGGTGATAATCTGCATTCAAACAACTCCCGCTCCTCGGACGAAAAGCagagaaaagcaaaaaaatcgTTGCTCAGCAAGATCATAGGGCGCCATTCGTCAAAATCTGATGACTGCGACCCCATTTCGAGCGAATCTGGAAAAGCGTTTGAAGCGTCACAGTCCACGCCGTCAGAAACGACAGAGTTAGAAGACGCTGCTGAtagtgaagaagacgactCACAGGATGCGGACGAATGGGACGAGATGGAAGGCCGGGAATGGATTGATCTGCCTTTCGAACTGCAGTGCGCTGATGCATGTTTGAATATCGTTTGTGAGCTGCTTACTGATGATACAAAGGAATTGCAAGAAGCCACTGTCGGCTACATTCATCGTATCATCACCGACCATGGAGTTAGTGATGACCCCCTGACAATAATCCGTGCCATTAAGGATGCAACCCGAGAGATGAACGCCCGTGTGAAGGGTTTTGTCCAGTCAATGAATAGAATACtggacgaagatgaggacATG GCCTTGATGAATTTATCTCGATTGCTTACCCATCCGGAGCGGTTTATTCAACCAGTTCCACAAAGCGTCCTCGAGGAGGAGTCTGATGAGTCTGAACTACTTTTGGAGTCCCACCTACAAACTTCCTTGACATTAATGAATTCCTTAGATTTGATACAAGGCCAAATTGATACGGCTGCCGAGCTTGTTGACCAGAAATTAGACTCTGCGAGGAACAAGATTTTGTTCGCCAACATGTTGATAAGCGTGTTGTCGCTTTGCGTAGCGTCCGTCTCATTGGTTGGGTCTCTATTTGGAATGAATCTTTTGAATTATCTGGAGGATGACCCCAACGCATTCCGTCAAGTAACGTACGGGGGACTAGCCGGAGGTGTTGCTTTAGGCATGCTCATCATGCTCGTGTTGATATACTCAGGGACAATCCCTAGATTTCGGCTAACTTCGAGTGATCCCGCGAATTTGTAA
- a CDS encoding predicted protein, protein MGRKRKRHNQNQGHKKRHEKEKYWINDCKSSKDGNYDFCLWITRSYLSDNYQQLHASDSLTECESDAHILSEKDLAHRISTPTQNAYIVDQRAGVPFNSQADTTSKVTVLSAPRIEERSLKPSIRIRRTGSADKPLDVSSNEHFSLLANGDCGDGICNPYRQTEVADKYWAQRKRLFTKFDKGCKLDRDGWFSVTPEIIANHIAQKMFHGHHDDKAIVLDAFAGVGGNSIAFALRPEVSLVICVDIDESRLCFAANNCLVYDIPREKIVFILADAMDVLARYKSGALASCLQHLSTKESPVHGKRFSADYHGYRYGGVELLPEKLDAIFLSPPWGSPEWTMES, encoded by the coding sequence ATGGGACGTAAGAGGAAACGGCACAATCAGAACCAAGGTCACAAAAAGCGGCATGAAAAGGAGAAGTATTGGATCAATGATTGCAAGTCTTCGAAAGATGGAAACTACGATTTCTGTCTCTGGATTACCCGCTCTTACCTTTCTGACAATTATCAGCAGCTGCATGCTTCTGACTCTTTGACGGAATGCGAGAGTGATGCTCACATCCTTTCCGAGAAAGATTTGGCTCACCGGATTTCAACGCCAACGCAAAATGCCTATATTGTCGATCAGAGAGCAGGCGTTCCATTTAACTCACAAGCCGACACAACCTCTAAAGTCACGGTGCTTTCCGCTCCTAGAATAGAGGAGCGATCACTGAAACCATCAATCCGTATTCGAAGAACCGGCTCGGCCGATAAGCCACTAGACGTGTCCAGTAACGAGCACTTTTCTCTGCTAGCCAACGGCGACTGCGGAGATGGCATCTGCAACCCGTATAGGCAAACGGAGGTCGCTGATAAATACTGGGCCCAACGGAAGCGACTCTTCACAAAGTTTGATAAAGGCTGCAAACTTGATAGGGACGGTTGGTTCTCGGTCACTCCCGAAATAATTGCGAATCATATTGCACAGAAAATGTTTCACGGACATCACGACGACAAAGCAATTGTGCTAGACGCCTTTGCCGGCGTAGGTGGAAATTCCATTGCATTTGCTCTACGACCAGAAGTATCATTAGTGATTTGCGTCGATATTGATGAATCGCGGCTTTGCTTTGCTGCAAACAACTGCCTCGTCTACGACATACCGAGAGAAAAGATTGTTTTCATTTTGGCGGATGCCATGGACGTCTTGGCGAGATACAAGAGCGGGGCACTAGCTAGCTGTCTTCAACATCTGTCGACGAAAGAAAGTCCAGTCCACGGAAAAAGATTTTCTGCCGACTATCACGGCTACCGATACGGAGGTGTCGAGCTTCTTCCAGAAAAGCTCGACGCCATTTTTCTTTCACCTCCTTGGGGATCCCCGGAATGGACTATGGAAAGTTAG
- a CDS encoding predicted protein, with the protein MKSRSQGTPSRLSLGMLKLASLGANQWSGTAGGDSLVRTSVSQARLDELLVLELRKDGGRGYLTFSIRGLYKFVLTSITNPHHSLQENIRPTVSPPVTVTEPSIHDAEEENSENAGSGSIVADEDEQVTFAVPTETIPPDAAEEAQDSRRAEIVESKPVVMLKDMKRCNRASISGMQPNKVTEDGGTTDEQVAGEGEMTYRDRLGGYLHPRDMRKLTAPFSASVEPELMVRRHVVLLNFDPFRAIILRDRLLILVPDGADSILVQLEQRVRGGTAELENSVFGARSEHVHISDPKETRPTSGFVNIFDKLVRKPTGSDDHGVSSTSKSSDRQNTLQTVGRRLNLSSIKKPVANSQQSYMAKISKNSDDWKLPTVYDFGDEWNEIHGRAWIDIPFELQCIDACLYSVCEILTNDTTSIQEVAKDYIEDILSGRFGLMEDPLMAIRHIKDAIREMRSRVNSFVKALDRILDNDENMALMNLSRLLTHPDRFLQSTSSAILEEEADEVELVLEEKQSSGFTLQNALRLVDGQVDTASDLLDQKQDAIRNRLLFANMIISVFSLCVASASFVGSIFGMNVPIFLEENSNAFRQITISTITGALFLGVSIMSALIWTGTIPRARLG; encoded by the exons ATGAAGTCTCGATCGCAAGGCACCCCTAGTCGGCTATCCCTTGGAATGTTAAAACTGGCAAGTCTCGGAGCCAATCAGTGGTCGGGAACCGCTGGTGGCGATTCTCTGGTTCGCACGAGTGTCTCGCAAGCTAGGCTGGATGAACTGCTGGTACTCGAGCTTCGAAAAGACGG TGGGCGAGGGTACCTTACCTTCAGTATACGAGGTCTCTACAAATTCGTGCTTACCTCCATCACCAATCCCCACCATTCATTACAGGAGAATATCAGGCCCACAGTTTCTCCGCCCGTCACGGTGACGGAACCTTCGATACATGACGCAGAGGAAGAAAATTCGGAAAATGCTGGCAGCGGCTCAATCGTTGCAGATGAGGACGAGCAGGTTACGTTCGCAGTACCAACCGAGACCATTCCGCCGGACGCTGCAGAGGAAGCTCAGGATTCCAGACGTGCCGAAATTGTGGAATCAAAGCCAGTCGTTATGTTAAAAGATATGAAAAGATGCAACAGGGCATCCATATCAGGAATGCAGCCAAATAAAGTCACCGAAGATGGAGGAACGACGGATGAACAAGTGGCGGGCGAAGGAGAGATGACGTACAGAGATCGGTTGGGTGGGTACCTACACCCGCGCGATATGAGGAAGCTGACTGCTCCTTTCTCAGCATCTGTCGAACCCGAGCTTATGGTGCGGCGTCACGTAGTGCTTCTAAACTTTGATCCGTTTCGGGCAATTATTTTGCGCGACCGGCTTCTTATTCTCGTTCCCGACGGAGCGGATTCAATCCTGGTTCAGTTGGAACAGCGGGTACGCGGGGGAACGGCGGAATTAGAGAATTCCGTTTTTGGAGCAAGATCGGAGCATGTGCATATCTCTGATCCTAAGGAGACACGACCAACTAGTGGATTCGTCAacatttttgacaagctCGTTCGCAAGCCGACTGGTTCCGATGACCACGGCGTCAGCTCCACCAGCAAAAGTTCCGACAGACAAAATACGTTGCAAACTGTGGGACGACGGCTAAATTTGTCTTCTATCAAGAAACCCGTGGCCAATAGTCAACAGAGTTATATGGCAAAAATTTCAAAGAATAGCGATGATTGGAAGCTGCCTACTGTTTACGACTTTGGCGATGAGTGGAACGAAATCCACGGACGCGCTTGGATCGATATTCCATTTGAACTTCAATGTATTGATGCCTGCCTCTACTCAGTATGCGAGATCCTTACGAACGACACAACCTCCATTCAAGAGGTGGCGAAGGACTATATCGAGGACATATTGTCTGGTCGTTTTGGTTTAATGGAGGATCCGCTCATGGCTATTCGACATATCAAAGATGCAATTCGGGAAATGCGTTCCCGAGTAAATAGTTTTGTCAAGGCACTCGATAGAATCCTTGACAATGACGAGAATATGGCTTTAATGAACCTTTCTCGTCTCCTGACGCATCCTGACCGTTTTCTTCAATCTACCTCTTCTGCCATTCTTGAAGAAGAGGCTGATGAGGTAGAGCTGGTACTTGAAGAAAAGCAATCGAGCGGTTTCACACTGCAAAATGCGCTGCGGTTGGTAGATGGCCAGGTTGATACGGCTTCCGATCTACTTGACCAAAAGCAAGATGCCATTCGGAATAGGCTTTTGTTCGCAAACATGATCATTAGTGTGTTCTCGCTCTGTGTTGCGTCGGCATCCTTTGTAGGGTCTATCTTTGGAATGAACGTGCCgatctttttggaagaaaattcAAACGCCTTTCGACAGATCACAATAAGTACGATTACAGGTGCCCTGTTTCTCGGTGTTTCGATAATGTCTGCCCTCATTTGGACTGGAACAATTCCACGAGCTCGATTGGGTTAA
- a CDS encoding predicted protein, whose protein sequence is MKIASGWRERLRKMSTGKRLTVLVTIFVLLTWHSDALLKPLANNGRKIDQSSSLLFLAPRNTQADSEGSNIGLTKITRRTLCHELTMLPALVGYTIFLPAGVLAAQPITQGEADNVGARIQRTLRPKPTKILRPKLDKDFAVMLMRSSYNVLDDLDCVPMEQFQRDFFIIRSAEYEPYIKNLGYGLVQQGDLTDPYYFDFISFAQYLTINRELTQSPLMVYEEMQPVDVSVGEPQQFVSKIVRRNPDITNDQLVPEHSRRVGAAILDRFEDLYGSTKSEIPLINAGSRPSAGAVSSIQLNPHQCICANQVIDAFDQLVKIFLLNGYAWDGMAKIVSSGPKGTEFCLTLISPATIWGGQSLQFGKNKLQNNFL, encoded by the exons ATGAAAATTGCCAGTGGATGGAGAGAGCGGCTGAGAAAGATGAGCACAGGCAAGCGACTTACGGTCTTGGTCACAATATTTGTTTTACTGACATGGCATAGCGACGCGTTGTTAAAGCCATTGGCTAACAACGGTAGAAAAATCGATCAAAGCTCGTCGCTTTTGTTTCTCGCACCCCGCAACACTCAGGCTGATAGCGAGGGTTCGAACATTGGCTTGACAAAAATAACCAGAAGGACGCTATGTCATGAATTAACAATGCTGCCTGCGCTTGTAGGTTACACAATTTTTCTACCGGCAGGAGTACTTGCTGCACAGCCTATAACTCAAGGCGAAGCCGACAACGTCGGCGCCAGGATTCAACGCACTCTACGACCAAAGCCAACGAAAATATTACGCCCAAAACTCGATAAAGATTTTGCTGTCATGCTAATGAGATCGTCATACAACGTATTAGATGACTTGGATTGTGTGCCAATGGAACAGTTTCAGCGAGACTTCTTCATTATTCGATCAGCCGAGTACGAACCATACATAAAGAACCTTGGCTATGGCCTGGTACAGCAGGGAGATTTGACGGATCCTTATTACTTTGATTTCATTAGCTTTGCTCAGTATCTTACCATAAACAGAGAATTAACGCAGAGCCCATTGATGGTGTATGAAGAAATGCAACCAGTTGACGTGAGCGTAGGCGAACCCCAGCAATTTGTTTCCAAGATTGTTCGCCGCAATCCGGACATCACCAATGATCAATTAGTACCAGAACACAGTAGGCGGGTCGGTGCGGCTATCCTTGATCGTTTCGAAGACCTGTACGGTTCCACCAAGTCCGAGATACCCTTGATCAATGCGGGGAGTCGCCCAAGTGCAG GAGCTGTGTCTTCAATTCAACTGAACCCGCATCAATGTATCTGTGCAAATCAAGTTATTGACGCCTTTGATCAGCTTGTCAAGATCTTTCTGCTCAACGGCTATGCGTGGGATGGTATGGCCAAAATAGTCTCATCGGGACCAAAAGGGACAGAGTTTTGTCTGACACTCATTTCTCCGGCAACAATATGGGGTGGACAATCACTACAATTTGGGAAAAACAAACTACAGAACAATTTTCTGTAA
- a CDS encoding predicted protein has protein sequence MPSRRRRSNNLFFEAYCVFLRYPRTIAVIFSLLNPSTSFQLRSDQRIRLPAMGLAASTPKQEKRSEPEQAPETKQIKRRHKTEEWKIAVDTFAKQVLDPSYLHLPVRASTMEAASFYPSENNEQACLMPGTHKHLGGAYDATDGCIYGIPASAKAVMCLYPDGDKYKMTTIPLPEDAAKTTYKWLRGIFADGYLWAIPAWADSVLCVDVDAFWGRRPASGEVVQLIPLPDEHPKDMRWQWHGAGMNREKTAIYCIPSNAQRVLRVDLRMKTTSLIPIEYNPDKYPNFRIELANKWYGGILGEDNAVYGVCYRSCAVLRIDCESDTASLVGPDYGCAGYNWHGGVKTNGKIYAHPSHAPDSVLVINTNPDDHKEDPCSELPIKRAEYDKDIRINYKWLGGAIGADGNIYCPACDTSSVLKIDTQTEECTTFGFVGTLKNKWQGGILGRDDCIYCIPASGHHVLRIFTSPDIVGENPIQLIGQMPVHKDKWQGGHVGKDGALYFIPENGYRVLKVTPPNAPPSLVNGKLPEGDVKIEMM, from the coding sequence ATGCCTAGTAGAAGACGGCGAAGCAACAACCTATTTTTTGAAGCCTACTGCGTCTTTCTTCGCTACCCCAGAACAATCGCTGTAATTTTTTCCTTGCTTAATCCGAGCACTTCATTCCAGCTACGCTCAGATCAAAGGATCAGGCTTCCTGCCATGGGTCTCGCGGCGTCGACCCCGAAACAAGAGAAGAGAAGTGAACCAGAACAAGCTCCAGAAACGAAACAGATCAAACGAAGACATAAGACCGAGGAATGGAAAATAGCCGTTGATACGTTTGCAAAGCAAGTTCTGGATCCCTCCTATCTTCACCTCCCAGTTCGAGCGAGTACTATGGAGGCAGCGTCCTTTTATCCGTCGGAAAACAACGAGCAAGCATGCTTGATGCCCGGGACGCACAAGCATCTCGGTGGTGCGTACGATGCTACGGATGGTTGCATTTACGGCATTCCAGCGAGTGCAAAAGCCGTCATGTGCTTGTACCCCGATGGTGATAAATACAAGATGACCACAATTCCATTACCGGAGGATGCAGCAAAAACAACTTACAAATGGTTGCGTGGAATTTTCGCAGATGGCTATCTCTGGGCGATTCCGGCATGGGCGGACTCTGTACTCTGCGTTGACGTGGATGCTTTCTGGGGACGACGTCCAGCTTCTGGCGAGGTTGTCCAATTGATTCCTCTTCCAGATGAACACCCTAAGGATATGCGGTGGCAGTGGCACGGTGCTGGGATGAATAGAGAAAAGACGGCAATCTACTGTATTCCATCCAATGCCCAAAGAGTGCTCCGGGTCGACTTACGAATGAAGACTACTTCGCTGATACCAATCGAGTACAATCCTGACAAATACCCGAACTTTCGAATTGAATTGGCAAACAAGTGGTACGGTGGTATTCTTGGGGAAGATAATGCTGTTTATGGAGTATGCTATCGCAGTTGCGCCGTTTTACGAATCGACTGCGAATCTGATACCGCATCACTTGTTGGCCCCGATTACGGATGTGCAGGATACAACTGGCATGGTGGAGTCAAGACAAATGGAAAGATATACGCGCATCCCTCACACGCACCCGATTCAGTGTTGGTTATCAACACCAATCCCGACGATCACAAAGAGGACCCATGCTCGGAACTGCCAATCAAACGCGCCGAATACGACAAAGACATCAGAATAAATTACAAATGGCTCGGTGGGGCCATAGGGGCAGATGGCAATATTTACTGTCCTGCATGCGATACGTCCTCCGTACTCAAGATTGATACACAGACTGAAGAGTGCACAACTTTTGGGTTTGTGGGAACTTTGAAGAATAAGTGGCAAGGTGGTATTTTGGGTCGGGACGATTGCATATACTGCATACCTGCGTCCGGACACCATGTTTTGCGTATCTTTACTAGTCCAGACATAGTTGGAGAGAATCCGATACAATTAATCGGGCAGATGCCGGTGCACAAGGACAAATGGCAAGGAGGCCACGTCGGAAAGGATGGGGCTTTGTACTTCATTCCTGAGAATGGATACCGTGTTTTGAAAGTTACGCCACCAAACGCGCCACCAAGTCTTGTCAATGGAAAGCTGCCGGAAGGCGATGTGAAAATAGAAATGATGTAG
- a CDS encoding predicted protein, producing MHAFRPPWLLMPMIAVLCSRVHSFSHAFPVHGFRQLVFCSHCQLAFAKTSGGEITDSYHGISCNMGTISVRRMLPNATILEFDIAYKLYRPSSLSSRQAAPIVALHGGPSVPSNYLLPLVRIVPYRSILFYDQLGCGTSDEPKADDGIYSVGNAVGDLEVLLKHLGVRRFHLYGQSFGGILAYEFLKRQASKEVDDGIAGEGCRSVILSSTPTNVMQIEDEARSLVEKLDSPDLFRETHQRRISPMPQALTDAYAYAGTAWRGTGAIADYKATPPSANSRKLRSALVLRGEHDFVTEVCVADWKRSLWNTPYVRERVLDGCSHHGLLENGPLYGEIVDSFFTEYD from the coding sequence ATGCATGCATTCCGGCCCCCATGGTTGCTGATGCCAATGATTGCCGTCCTGTGTTCTAGAGTCCACTCGTTTAGCCACGCTTTTCCAGTGCACGGCTTTCGCCAACTAGTATTTTgtagtcactgtcagttggCGTTCGCAAAAACGTCTGGCGGAGAAATCACGGATTCATACCACGGGATCTCATGCAATATGGGAACAATATCAGTACGACGAATGCTACCTAACGCCACAATATTAGAGTTCGATATAGCCTACAAGCTCTACCGCCCATCGTCGCTGTCATCTCGTCAAGCGGCTCCAATCGTTGCCTTACACGGAGGACCGTCAGTGCCATCAAATTACTTACTTCCTTTGGTACGGATTGTTCCGTACCGATCCATATTATTCTACGATCAGCTCGGGTGCGGTACCAGCGACGAGCCGAAGGCCGATGACGGTATTTATTCAGTAGGTAACGCAGTCGGCGATCTCGAAGTATTACTGAAGCATCTTGGTGTCCGGCGATTTCACTTGTACGGACAATCCTTTGGTGGCATTCTGGCGTATGAATTCTTGAAACGCCAAGCGAGCAAAGAAGTGGACGACGGTATCGCCGGGGAAGGATGCCGATCAGTAATTTTATCGTCCACTCCGACGAACGTGATGCAGATCGAAGACGAAGCCCGAAGCCTGGTCGAGAAACTGGACAGTCCAGATTTGTTCCGCGAAACGCACCAGCGTCGGATCTCTCCAATGCCACAGGCTTTGACGGACGCGTACGCCTATGCGGGAACGGCGTGGAGGGGTACCGGAGCGATTGCCGACTATAAGGCGACACCTCCATCAGCAAACAGTCGCAAACTACGAAGCGCGTTAGTACTGCGGGGAGAACACGATTTTGTCACTGAAGTATGTGTGGCAGATTGGAAACGTTCGCTGTGGAATACGCCGTATGTACGGGAACGAGTTCTCGATGGTTGTAGCCACCACGGATTGCTCGAGAATGGACCCTTGTATGGAGAGATTGTCGACTCCTTTTTTACCGAATACGATTGA